The following DNA comes from Paenibacillus crassostreae.
CCAGCGTTCGTCCTGAGCCAGGATCAAACTCTCCATATAGGACCAAACGAAGTTTGGTTGACCGTCATTTAATTGATCCATCTCCTTGCAGAGAAGATAATTAAATGGCGATTTAATGAAAAGAGCGATTCGCTCATTTTGAAACAAACTGACGAGAAATTTCTTTCTCTATCAAATGATTTCTCATTTGTTTTGTTCTCACTTTCGTGAAAACCACTCACTCGTTGTTCAGTTTTCAAAGATCAATTTCTTTCGTCGTTTGTCGTCAGTTACTCTCGGCGACAACTTCTATATCATAACATGTCCGGTTCGTTTATGCAAGCTTTATTTTCGTTTAGTGTTTCAAACGAGTATTCCCTTGCCACATCATTTATATACTACTTAAATGACCGGAATAAGAATATACCATGAATAGATTCCACAATGCAAGCTTTATTTACAAAACAATTCTGAACAATATATTAGTTCTATTAGTTCCACCTATTCACTTCATATATCTAATAGATATCAAGTGTAGTAATTCCACACATTACTTCATACGGAAAATCACTGCAAGAAATCTTTTCTTCATTGAATCAAGTTCATAGTTGCCTATGCAGCTTAAATATGAACTTGATTCCTTTATATGCAGTTTCCCTTTAACTAAATAAGTTGTTGAAGTACTATTTTTAAGCACAAGGGCAATACTGTTTCTCTAGACCCACACGCCAAGTATCCAGTATGATCTAAGGACCACAAAATCGGAGGTATCAAGTATTGGATGCATACAACGAAATAAAAGAAGGGGAAAAAGGGGCATGGGTAAGTATTATTGCTTACTTATGTCTTTCCGCGATCAAATTATATATCGGATATATTTCTGGATCGGAAGCATTACTCGCCGACGGATTAAATAATTCTACAGACATCGTCGCCTCTTTCGCCGTTCTTATCGGACTAAAGATCTCTCGAAGACCACCTGACCAAGACCATAAATATGGACATTTTCGTGCTGAGACTGTTGCCGCTTTAGTAGCATCCTTCGTCATGATTGCTGTAGGTCTTCAAGTATTATCTCAAGCCGTTCGTAAATTCTTCGAACCAACTTTAGACACTCCCAATATGATTGCAGCTTGGACGGCTCTATTCAGCGCACTCGTTATGCTCTTGGTCTATAGATATAATATTCAATTGGCTAGAAGAATTAATAGTAATGCGATTAATGCAGCAGCTCAAGACAATCGCTCAGATGCACTTGTCAGTATTGGGGCCTTTATAGGTATTGTTGGATCCCAGTTCGGTTTACCTTGGTTAGACCCTTTAGCCGCAACACTCGTAGGTCTCATTATATGTAAAACAGCTTGGGATATTTTCAAAGATGCTTCTCATGCCTTAACAGACGGGTTCGACGAGAAAGAACTCAATAAAATTAAACTGACAGTCGCTGCGACCCCAGGGGTTGAATCCATTAAAGATATTAAGGCTAGAGTATTAGGAAATAATATATTAGTCGACGTAACTATTCAGGTAGATGCATACCTAAATGTTGTAGAGAGCCATGAAATTACGGAGAAAATCGAAGATAATATGATGAATGAGCATAAAATTTCACATGTTCTAGTTCATATCGAACCTACACAAACTACTAAATAACACATCAAATCATTATAAATATCCCCCATAGGAAACCGAAAAACCCAGAGAGATGAGACAATCCATCACTGCTGGGTTTTCTATAAGTATTTCTATGATATTATCATTTAGTCCTCGTAAATAACGACCGATTCAGTCTCAGACTCCCATTTAACGGTTGAATTTAACGATTCGCTGACGAATCGTGCAGGAACCACCGTGCTACCTTGTACAATAGTTGCAGGAACGTCCAGTGTCACTTTTTCACCATTCACGGTCGCGATCTTACTATCTATGATAAGAACCACGGTAACATGATCACGGACTACTGTGACTGACTTTTCTTCTGCATTCCATTTTACATCAGCATCTAAAGACTCTGTTATTGCTCGAAAAGGAACTAACGTAGTACCTTTTTGAATGAATGGAGCTACAGTTAAAGTAAGTTCTTCACCATTTACATATAGCTTTACACCTTTTTTCCCCATTTGATCATACAACTTTCCAAGCTTCTTGTATGAGTCAATGTTCTTAATATTTGCTAAAATAGCTTCCTTCTCAACATATACAGCATCCGTTACACTTCCATTACTAGCAAGCATATCAGCAATCAAGGATAAAGCTTCGTCTTTATCCTTAATTAACTCGAGCTCCGCTTTCATTTCATCGGTTAGTTGAGTCCCATACTGGGTCAATAGTATCTCAGATAACACTACACCCGCAGGCTTGTCCTTAACATTATTGATTGCGTTTAGAAGTCCCTTGTATCCCTTATGCCCTTTATTCATATAAGTCGAATCCGTTACAGTGACTGGTTCTTTCTTATCCTTTTCACCGTTATTTCCTTTATTACCTTTGTCATCTTTACTGTGCATTGATCCTTTATCGTTCTCTGTCTTCCCGCTCTTATTTTGTTGATTTACACTTGCTGTCTTCTCTGATGATTTTCCATTATTCGATTTTGCAAGAGCGGTGCTTGTCATTAGACTTGTTGCTAGGATACATGAAACTACAATTATTAAACTTTTTTTCATCTAGGTTAACCTCCTTAGGTTGTATATATTATTTCGGATTTATATTCAAGTTTGATGAGTACTACATCATCTAAGATTTATTCGATCTTAAACTAATCTTAATATTGTACTAAGGTTACCTCTATATAGTAACAATAACACTACATCAAATAATTATTGTTAAATATATATTGGAAAAGAGGTCTTTCTATGAAGAAGATTATAATCATCGGCACCTTCGTCATCGCAATAACCGTTAGTGGTGCGTTCGGGAGCAGCCTAGTAAGCGCCAATCCAGTCTTAAAACCGCTAAACATAGTTGCACCAGCCCAAGATGACTTACTACATATTCTTAAACTATCATCTGATGAAGAATTATATACAGCGTTGTACCATGGTGATACTCTAGCTGACCTAGCCAAGAAGAATGGTGTCGACATTCAAAAAGTAATTAACCTACAGGTATCCGAACTAACTGCACAATTGGATCTTCGTTATGCTAAAGAGAGTATTACCTTGGAACAATACAAAGAACAGAAATCAGAACTTATTGAAATGGTCACTAAAAGTGTAAACGGTATCCTATAAACCAAGCTGATACGGCTACGCGGTCCTTTAAAAGGACGGTATCCGTCTCTGCCGAAATATAAGGGTATAAAATATAAAGTGAAACTTATACTTTCTTATATTTTAAAATAAGGGGCAGTGTCATTGGACACTACCCCTTATTTTTCACAATCTACTTGCGCCCGTAATCAGCTTTAATCTCTCCCCACTCCTGTGTCTCCCATTTACGCACCGGATTATCATAGTGATTGGAACGTAGCCACTGCAACGCTCGATCCACTAGATCCCATACTTCTTTCGTGGACTCATCACGTTCTAAAGTTGTCGCAACTTGCTTCTCTCTTACCCACTTCAGTGCCGTTCTGGAATCGCTGTAAACTATCTTGTTACTTCCTTCTCTTTTCAAATAAGCCAGAGAATGAACGATCGCTAAGAATTCTCCAAGGTTATTCGTTCCTTTGGAAATAGGACCCTTTTCAAATATGACTTCTCCCGTTTGTGTGTTCACGCCTCTATATTCAATAGGACCCGGATTCCCTCTTGTTCCTACATCTACTGAAATGCTGTTATAGTCAATTTCTTCGGTTGACATAGGAGTCTTTGATTTACTACCTTTTGTGGCTCCATTTAGAGATTTACCTTCTGATTTGTTCTTACCCCAGTGTTGTTTCCAACCCTCTTGATAAGCTCGCTCCGCTTCCGCCTTAGAATCAAAAGATTTATATTTCGCATCCTTAAACTGAGCTACTTGTGATTGGCATTCTGGCCAGTTCGTGTAGATACCAGGATTATTGCCTACCCACACTACATAATGTTTCTGCTTTGCCACTTTGATTCATCCCTTCCAATCTGACGCACCCATGAAATATGTTGAACACAACATCTTCTTATCACGTAAACTATACTTAAGGTATTATTCTCAAGTACCACTATTCTCATTGTAAATCATCCAGCTACATGTTGTTTCTTCAAACTAACCATCAACCATACACACTGTATAATTAGTATGAGTATTACGATAATATCGTATCCTAAAGTCGTTGATTGTTCATTGCCCAAGAATTGAATCAAATTATGTAGGAAGTGAAATGTAATTAATGGCCAAATATTAGCATTCTTAATCATCAATAATGCTAATACTACACCCATCACAAGAGCATATACAAGTTGCAATAAGGTCTGCTCCATACTTTGACCCGACATAACATTTAAGAGGTGTGTGAGCGAGAATAGAATACTCGAGGTGATAACAGCTACTCTTATACTCTTGTTCAATAACGTTTTAAGAATAAGTCCTCGATAGACCGTTTCTTCCACAAATCCAACTAATAACGTAAAGAAGATAAAATAGAAGACTTCTGAAACAGTAACCTCTTTGAATCCATCTAGACTGATCACGACAAGTACAACGATTAAAGGCGTATAGAGCAACCAATGACGCTTCGGAATATTCGCCAGCGACTGGAATCCGATATCATGCCATTTCCTCCTCCATGTTAAGTAGATGATCAATATCAGAGAGATCGGTATGAAGGAAATAAGAACGGGAGAAACATTGTTGATTTCTTTAATGGTTACATAGGCACCTGCAACAAAGATCGCTAACAGTAGCAGCACCTCTATTATAACTACGGTTAATACAGGACGCCTCTGCGAGAATAGAGTCTTATTTCTGGGGTTTGACATGATTAATGATCATTCCTTTCTTGAATGGCTTGGACCCATCGTTTCTCCATATTATAGAACTCTAACCCATAGGTTAGAACTGATACACGGTAGTGGTAATTCTCGGGGTTGGGCATGTTCTGAAGCTCGCCTGATACAATCTGTTGTACAGCTGTAATCTGTGTAATCTGCCCTTCTAATTTAGACTGGTATTCCGTTAAACGTCGCTGTCTAGTCTCTTCATCTAAGTAATCAAAGAAGAATATTTTACTTAAATGGTCATTACGAGATAACTCTAGCGGACCTGCTAACCAAATAAGGAAGGCTTCTTTACCAACAGGTAATAATGTATATAGCTTCTTGTTCTTGCTATCTTCCATTTCCGTTACCGTTACCCATTCCTTAGCGGCTAATCTCTTTAATGCCGGATAAAGACTCCCAAAGCTTACCTTATAAAAGAACCCAACCGTGCTGTCGATCGTCTTCTTCAGATCATAACCACTCATCGGCCCTTCTATAAGCATCCCTAAAATAACGTATTCTAACATAAACGTTCACTCCTCATTTATATCGAAATGATATATCAAATCGATATATTTTATTATACCCAGTATTTAGGTTGCGTCAAGTTATTTACATAGAAAAAGAGCACCCCTCGAGTGCTCTCATTAATCAATTCAAATCCAATTATCCTCATAACTTATTCCTATCTGAAATCAAAACTTCACATGGTGCGGAAGATAAATATCCACCGTTGTTCCTACACCGATATCGCTCGTAATTTCCATATACCCATTGTGGGATGTTAGTATTTTTTTAACAATCATTATTCCTAGTCCGTTACCATTTGGTTTGGTCGTATGAAAGGGCTCTCCAGCCTTACGCATCACTTCCTCCGTCATGCCTTCCCCATTATCACTGAATCGTATTCTTTGGTAGGATTTCGTAACATCTAGCGTGATGGTAATTTCTCCTCCACAAGGTAACGCTTCTTGACCATTACTTAGAATATTAAGAAACACCTGTTTAATCTGATTTCGGTCACATTTAATCTCAACTTCTTCAATGACCTCGCAAGTGATCACGACATCTTTCATTCCCGCTTGTATTCCGAATATACTCAATACTTCCTGAAGAATAGTATTACAATAATCATTTTTGAATTGAACCACTTGTGGTTTACCTAGGATTAAGAAGTCACTTATTATTAAATTCATTCGTTCAAGTTCAGACATAATGAGATCATAATGTAGTAACTTCGAATTCTTACCTGATATCTGAAGCAACCCTTTAACTGTTGTTAGTGGATTTCGAATCTCATGGGCAATACTTACCGCCACTTCACCAGCAAAAATCAACTTTTCTTTATTCCGCAATATTTCATCTGTCTTCTTCATCTCGGTAATATCGTGCATACTCCCAACGACTTGTATTAGCTTTTGTGAGCAATCGTAGAACGGTACCACATCTAGCATATAGTATCGATATGAGCTTTGTTCTTCTATGGTAATTTCAATTCCCAAATAAGCCATTCTCTCATTTATACAGCGATGGAAGTATGTTCCTATGTGAACCAACGTAAATACTGATGAATGGACGATTCTCTCTCTGTCTCTACTATCTAATTGCAATATATTTAGACAATTCTCATTGATCTCTAGAACATCTCCCACATCATCGGTGACAACTATTCCGTAATAGTTAGTCTCTAGTAAGGCACGATTCAATAAAAACTGTTGACTATTCTGCCTTCTCAATTGAATTTCACGCTGAATAGATCCTGCAACTGCACTTAGCAAAGATAGAAAATGAGGATGCGCAGATACTAGTTCTGTCACTAATGTTATTGTTCCAAGTATCTGTTCACTCCCATCACTATAGAATGGAGCTGTATAACATGCAAAACCTTCTAGATATGTATGGGAATGATCTTTACCAATCATTTGAATCGGCTGTTTATGTTGAATGCTTAATGAAATTGAGTTCTCCCCGACCTCTTCATTAAATTGAATGCCTTCAATTATCCCTAATTGTTTCACCTTTGTTATAGACGTAGTGTCTCCCTTAAATGCTAATATGTAACCCTTATGATCCGTGGCTACTATAAGGAAGCGTTCCCCTTTCATAGAGGAAAGTAATGTTTCTATAAATGAACTTATAACATCTAACTCTAAAATATAATTAGATAACTGCGCCTTTAATTCAACCTCCGAATAATATTTGTTAAATATAAGAGGTCTGATAGAATCATTTCCTAATTGTTTACTCTGCTGCTTGTTTTCCCAAATCACTGTTTCCTCATTCATTCGATCAATCTCCAGCTACGGCTATTTGTTATATCCTATTATATTACCCTGAATACATCGCTATAACTATCTTAAACTTAGTAAAAAAACCATTAAATTACATAAAACCTTAATATATTTTTAAAATTCGAGTTTTTTTAACATGAATCGACACATCGAGACATCATCATCCTAGTAAACTAGAGCAGACCCATCCACATATCGTTATCATAGATGAGTCTAACTATCGCTTGGAGTGATGAATCAATCTAGCATCTTAATAATGACTGCTGTTAATGCATCTAGCGTAATATCATGGTCTGTCAGCTTAAATCCTGATTTCTTTGAACATTCTAAAGTACCTGCTTCGTTCTGATCTACCACTATAGTTCCCAGCGTTAAATCCTCTTGTAGTGTCAGTTTTCTCACTTTATGATCTGCATTCAGAAACACATAATATCTCCCGGTACCATCTGTAGATCGGCATACATATCCAATTACGAGATCACTTTTCTTTATCTCTGGTGCTTGGATCATAGTTACATTCGTATTGACCAGCTCTTGGTCACCTAATCTAAATGCATTCGTAGATTTCCTCAACGCTATAAGCCCCGCTGTATATTCCTTCGTAGTATGATTAACTGGAAACTGATGTTCCTCGGTTGCCTTACGCCAATCAAACATATTAATAGCATCAGATGAGTCATATGAATCATGTACGAAATATCCGAATATCTCGCCCTCTTCATCCTTGAAAGCATAATACTTCTGTTCAGGTAGACCACTGGCCTTCCACTGTTTGCTTCTACCATATTCTTGCCCGGCATGCAGAAACGCCGTACCTTGAGAAGTAAGGATTAATGTGTTACCAAGTCGGATACGTCTATGAATCTCTAAATCATGCTCTGGTATGGAGGGGTCTTTCTTAATCGTTTGCGCAATGACATCATATAACGTGAGATTATCATGGGCTTCAATATACTGCACAATGTCTCCAGGATGATCTGCGGGAATATTCGTTGGCTGTGCTTTAATGTTATTGAAAAGAAAAGAAATATCTCTTGCTCCATCTGAAAGGAATCGAGGTTCCCCTTCTAATCCATAGCCTGATTTCAGTTCATTTCTAATTTCATCCGAGAATACGCCCACATTATCTGTCTTGTCCATCCAACCTTGGTCTGCACCTTTACCTGTAAGCGTTGGGTCAGATAAATCTCCCTGAAAGGTTCTCCAACCCTCACCAATGAATATAGCCTTTGGATTGATCTCAGCCGCTGCATCATAAGCTTCCTGAACAGCTTCATAGGTTGCATCCCCCATCATATCCCAGCGCATACCATCGATCTTATACTCATTGAACCAATATTTCACTGAATCGACCATTAGTTTCTTCGCCATCTTACGATTGGTCGCAAGATTATTACCAAAACCTCCAATAAATTGCCCCTTATCATCCTGCCATGCATAATAATTCGGTACAATATCATTCAGTAAATCAACTTTTGCCATATGTGTATAGACGACATCTAGAATGACTCCCATTCCCGCTTCATGAATAGCTTGGATCATTGCCTTCAGTTCTCGTATTCTTAGTTCAGGATTGGTTGGATCCTCGGAATACGCACCATCAGGTGTGAAATATTGATGAGGATCGTATCCCCAGTTATATTCATTATCAACGGTCGAATATTGTAATTCTCTATGTCCCATTAAAGCTTCATCACCAAAATAGCATGCCATAACAGGTAGCAATTGGACATGTGTAATACCTAATGATTGGATATAGTGAATCTTATCTCTGAAAGCACTGAATGTACCCCATCTTGCATTCAAATCTTGTTCAATAGAAGGATCGGATGTAAAATCTCTAATATGTATTTCCCAAATGATCGCATCTACTCTTGTTGTATATCCCGGAATACTCGCAAAGTTGTAAAATTCAGGATTAGTCTCGCTTAAATCAACGATTGCAGCCTTTCCAACTAAATCTCCACCCGGACCTAACTGTCCTGTTGTGTTTATTCTACATATGGCCATCGATTTAGCGTAAGGATCTAGCACTTGGCTGGTTATGCCGTTGTTGGTTACTTCGTATTGATAGAAATAGCCTCGCATATCGGTTACTCGAAGTTCCTCTGGAAGTATCACCACCGACCATACACCTTTATCTTCTAATGATAAGGTCACACTCCCAACCTTCTGAGAAGAATAGATCTTATCATATATATTGGCAACAACCTTGCTTGCAAGTGGTGCCCAGATTTTCAGGGTTACACCACCTTTGTTATAAACTGCCCCGAGGTCATCACCCTCATAATGAAACTGTTCATCGAGCTTTTTCCACTCTTCTTTCAATGGTTTCCCTCCAATCCGTCGAACATCATAACCATTTCATTTGAAATTGATTCCTTTATTAACAACATATGCTTATTTCATCTATAGATTCATGTAAGCGTCTACTCTAATATACTTATATCATTAGAATTTCACGAATATCCTCTTCGGAGAACGTGGATAAAGCTTGTTCACCTGGTTGAATGACTTCATCGATTAAATTTATCTTTTTCTGCTGGAGTTCATACATCTTCTCTTCAACCGTCCCCTGAGTGATCAGTCGAATGACTTGTACGGCTTTCATCTGACCGATACGATGTGCACGATCTGTTGCTTGCTGTTCTACCGCGGGATTCCACCATAGATCATAAAGAATGACGGTATCTGCTCCAGTCAAGTTCAGACCTGTACCTCCTGCCTTTAATGAGATTAGGAACACGTCGGCTCCCTCCCCTTCATTAAATCGATCACATAATTCTACCCGTTCAGAAGCTGGTGTCTTTCCATCCAAATATAAATACGGTACACCCTGAGTGCCAAGTTCTCGACCAATCAAGCTAAGCATCTCCGTAAATTGCGAGAATATCAATATTCGCTTTCCAGCGTTCTGACATTCCTCAATTAACTCCATGAGTTGCTCAAATTTAGCGGAACTTCCAGCATATCCGCTTACGAATAAAGCTGGATGGCAGCATAATTGGCGAAGTCTCGTTAGTCCCGCTAATATCTTGATCCGATTCTTCTGAAGATTATTCTCCTTCAGGTGCTTCACTGTCTCATGTTTCAACTCAGCCAGATAAGCCATATATAGCTTCTTCTGATCCGGCAACAATTCAGAGATCTGTAATGATTCAATCTTATCAGGTAATTCCTTCAATACGTCACGCTTTAAACGACGGAGTACAAATAGACGGATTCGCTTAGCTACGCTATCTCGGGAGAGATT
Coding sequences within:
- a CDS encoding cation diffusion facilitator family transporter, producing MDAYNEIKEGEKGAWVSIIAYLCLSAIKLYIGYISGSEALLADGLNNSTDIVASFAVLIGLKISRRPPDQDHKYGHFRAETVAALVASFVMIAVGLQVLSQAVRKFFEPTLDTPNMIAAWTALFSALVMLLVYRYNIQLARRINSNAINAAAQDNRSDALVSIGAFIGIVGSQFGLPWLDPLAATLVGLIICKTAWDIFKDASHALTDGFDEKELNKIKLTVAATPGVESIKDIKARVLGNNILVDVTIQVDAYLNVVESHEITEKIEDNMMNEHKISHVLVHIEPTQTTK
- a CDS encoding copper amine oxidase N-terminal domain-containing protein, whose amino-acid sequence is MKKSLIIVVSCILATSLMTSTALAKSNNGKSSEKTASVNQQNKSGKTENDKGSMHSKDDKGNKGNNGEKDKKEPVTVTDSTYMNKGHKGYKGLLNAINNVKDKPAGVVLSEILLTQYGTQLTDEMKAELELIKDKDEALSLIADMLASNGSVTDAVYVEKEAILANIKNIDSYKKLGKLYDQMGKKGVKLYVNGEELTLTVAPFIQKGTTLVPFRAITESLDADVKWNAEEKSVTVVRDHVTVVLIIDSKIATVNGEKVTLDVPATIVQGSTVVPARFVSESLNSTVKWESETESVVIYED
- the rnhA gene encoding ribonuclease H, producing MAKQKHYVVWVGNNPGIYTNWPECQSQVAQFKDAKYKSFDSKAEAERAYQEGWKQHWGKNKSEGKSLNGATKGSKSKTPMSTEEIDYNSISVDVGTRGNPGPIEYRGVNTQTGEVIFEKGPISKGTNNLGEFLAIVHSLAYLKREGSNKIVYSDSRTALKWVREKQVATTLERDESTKEVWDLVDRALQWLRSNHYDNPVRKWETQEWGEIKADYGRK
- a CDS encoding CPBP family intramembrane glutamic endopeptidase; translated protein: MSNPRNKTLFSQRRPVLTVVIIEVLLLLAIFVAGAYVTIKEINNVSPVLISFIPISLILIIYLTWRRKWHDIGFQSLANIPKRHWLLYTPLIVVLVVISLDGFKEVTVSEVFYFIFFTLLVGFVEETVYRGLILKTLLNKSIRVAVITSSILFSLTHLLNVMSGQSMEQTLLQLVYALVMGVVLALLMIKNANIWPLITFHFLHNLIQFLGNEQSTTLGYDIIVILILIIQCVWLMVSLKKQHVAG
- a CDS encoding PadR family transcriptional regulator produces the protein MLEYVILGMLIEGPMSGYDLKKTIDSTVGFFYKVSFGSLYPALKRLAAKEWVTVTEMEDSKNKKLYTLLPVGKEAFLIWLAGPLELSRNDHLSKIFFFDYLDEETRQRRLTEYQSKLEGQITQITAVQQIVSGELQNMPNPENYHYRVSVLTYGLEFYNMEKRWVQAIQERNDH
- a CDS encoding ATP-binding protein, yielding MNEETVIWENKQQSKQLGNDSIRPLIFNKYYSEVELKAQLSNYILELDVISSFIETLLSSMKGERFLIVATDHKGYILAFKGDTTSITKVKQLGIIEGIQFNEEVGENSISLSIQHKQPIQMIGKDHSHTYLEGFACYTAPFYSDGSEQILGTITLVTELVSAHPHFLSLLSAVAGSIQREIQLRRQNSQQFLLNRALLETNYYGIVVTDDVGDVLEINENCLNILQLDSRDRERIVHSSVFTLVHIGTYFHRCINERMAYLGIEITIEEQSSYRYYMLDVVPFYDCSQKLIQVVGSMHDITEMKKTDEILRNKEKLIFAGEVAVSIAHEIRNPLTTVKGLLQISGKNSKLLHYDLIMSELERMNLIISDFLILGKPQVVQFKNDYCNTILQEVLSIFGIQAGMKDVVITCEVIEEVEIKCDRNQIKQVFLNILSNGQEALPCGGEITITLDVTKSYQRIRFSDNGEGMTEEVMRKAGEPFHTTKPNGNGLGIMIVKKILTSHNGYMEITSDIGVGTTVDIYLPHHVKF